In Lacerta agilis isolate rLacAgi1 chromosome 1, rLacAgi1.pri, whole genome shotgun sequence, the following proteins share a genomic window:
- the LOC117057596 gene encoding lupus La protein-like, translating to MAENGDSENMSDLERKVCQQIEYYFGDHNLPRDKFLQEKIKLDDGWVTLETLIKFNRLNRLTKDFDVIVGALKKSTTELMEISEDKAKVRRSPNKPLPEVTEQYKNAVKSRSVYIKGFPLDATLDDIKEWLDCKGKVENIQMRKTIQKAFKGSVFAVFDSVESAKQFVETPNQKYKDTELIVLFRDDYFAKKNDEKKRNRLEAKAKAKQEKEEKQKQAEDAEMKSLEEKQGCLLKFFGDLEDQTCREDLHAVFSGHGEIKWIDFVRGAKEGIILFKSSAKDALDKAQAANDGSLELRGREVTWEVLEGDAAREALKKIMEGQQELLNKKKGKGRKGKGKGGKGPQGTQDRKVKFQGKKTKFESEDEEEGEDESATGAASPKKRPLEEAEKEEPARKQLKTENGAGDTE from the exons ATGGCCGAAAACGGAGACAGCGAAAACATGTCTGACTTGGAAAGGAAGGTGTGCCAGCAGATTGAG TACTATTTTGGTGACCACAACTTGCCACGGGACAAGTTTCTCCAGGAGAAGATAAAGCTGGACGATGGCTGGGTGACTTTGGAAACATTAATCAAATTCAACAG GTTAAATCGCCTCACAAAAGACTTTGATGTAATAGTGGGGGCGTTGAAAAAATCAACGACTGAGCTGATGGAAATTAGCGAAGACAAAGCTAAAGTCCGAAGATCTCCAAACAAACCTTTGCCTGAAGTGACGGAGCAATATAAGAACGCGGTTAAAAGCAGATCTGTGTATATT AAAGGCTTTCCACTGGATGCAACACTTGATGATATCAAGGAATGGCTAGATTGTAAAGGCAAAGTTGAAAACATTCAGATGCGGAAAACCATTCAGAAAGCGTTCAAG GGATCAGTATTTGCAGTATTTGACAGTGTCGAATCTGCCAAGCAGTTCGTTGAAACTCCAAACCAAAAATACAAGGACACGGAGCTTATTGTACTGTTCAG GGATGATTACTTTGCGAAGAAGAACGACGAGAAAAAACGGAACAGATTGGAAGCGAAAGCAAAGGCCAAGCA ggagaaagaggagaagcagaagcaagCGGAAGATGCCGAAATG AAATCTCTGGAGGAGAAGCAAGGGTGCTTGCTGAAGTTCTTTGGAGACCTGGAAGATCAGACTTGCCGAGAAGATCTCCATGCCGTTTTCTCTGGCCATGGCGAAATTAAATGGATAGACTTTGTCAGAGGTGCCAAAGAG GGAATCATCCTGTTCAAGAGCAGCGCAAAAGATGCGCTGGATAAAGCCCAGGCGGCAAATGACGGGAGCCTGGAGCTGCGAGGCAGAGAGGTTACGTGGGAGGTGCTGGAAGGAGACGCAGCTAGAGAAGCGCTAAAGAAAATCATGGAGGGGCAGCAAGAACTGTtgaacaaaaagaaaggaaaag GccgcaaaggaaaaggaaaaggtggcAAGGGACCTCAAGGGACGCAGGACAGGAAAGTGAAATTCCAAGGCAAGAAAACGAAGTTTGAGagtgaagatgaagaagagggtGAAGATGAAAGTGCAACAG gggcaGCGAGTCCAAAGAAAAGACCACTCGAAGAGGCTGAGAAGGAAGAGCCTGCCCGCAAACAGCTGAAGACAGAAAATGGAGCTGGAGATACAGAATAG